The following are from one region of the Simiduia agarivorans SA1 = DSM 21679 genome:
- a CDS encoding transposase, whose protein sequence is MARKKHQHYTEEFRKEAIKRSEQPGATQASVAKELGISAQQIANWKRQLTRLSDKQFNTLDGVDYSKKESEEMRELRRENKRLKEEMEFLKKVSAYFAKNQE, encoded by the coding sequence ATGGCACGCAAAAAGCATCAGCATTACACCGAAGAATTCCGTAAAGAAGCGATAAAGCGCTCTGAACAGCCGGGTGCTACCCAAGCTTCCGTTGCGAAGGAGCTTGGGATTAGTGCCCAGCAGATCGCCAACTGGAAGCGTCAACTCACCCGCCTATCTGATAAGCAATTCAATACCTTGGATGGTGTGGATTACTCGAAGAAAGAAAGTGAGGAGATGCGTGAACTACGGCGAGAGAATAAGCGCCTGAAAGAGGAGATGGAATTCTTAAAAAAGGTGTCTGCGTACTTCGCGAAAAACCAAGAGTGA
- a CDS encoding IS3 family transposase, with translation MKYALILEYVGQYSISLMCDVLGVHRSGFYRWWDAPKTKREARKEELGELVKDTFEEFEAAYGAPRIAQELNDLGHRCSVNFVAKIMQEQGILARNGKAFNYGGHALTMHNVADNLLWRDFSTDRPNQKWVTDITYVWVKNQWLYLATVMDLYSRRIIGWSLDTGMTEQLITRAMQMAIDARGVAPGLIVHSDRGTQYRSNSYVGFLEKHKITRSMSRKGNCWDNAVMESFYARLKVELIYAKNYQSIGEARSGIFGYIEVFYNRKRRHSANDGLSPVDFEENAAIAA, from the coding sequence GTGAAGTACGCATTGATTTTGGAGTATGTTGGCCAATACAGCATATCCCTGATGTGCGATGTACTAGGCGTACATAGATCTGGCTTCTATCGCTGGTGGGATGCTCCTAAAACCAAACGTGAGGCTCGTAAGGAAGAGTTAGGCGAACTGGTGAAAGACACCTTTGAGGAGTTTGAGGCTGCCTATGGAGCCCCAAGAATCGCTCAGGAGCTGAACGACCTAGGGCATAGGTGCTCAGTCAATTTTGTAGCCAAAATCATGCAGGAACAGGGTATTTTGGCCAGAAACGGCAAAGCCTTTAACTATGGCGGCCACGCATTAACGATGCACAATGTTGCGGACAACCTCCTTTGGCGCGACTTTTCGACTGACCGGCCGAATCAAAAATGGGTCACAGATATCACGTATGTTTGGGTGAAGAATCAGTGGCTATATCTGGCAACTGTAATGGATCTGTATTCCCGTCGGATTATTGGCTGGAGCCTCGATACCGGCATGACTGAGCAGCTCATAACGCGGGCAATGCAGATGGCGATTGATGCCAGAGGTGTGGCACCAGGTCTCATCGTCCATTCGGACCGAGGCACACAGTACCGCTCAAATAGCTACGTTGGCTTCTTGGAAAAGCACAAGATCACGCGCAGCATGAGTAGAAAGGGTAATTGTTGGGACAATGCAGTAATGGAGTCGTTCTATGCACGACTAAAGGTTGAGCTTATCTATGCCAAGAACTATCAGTCGATTGGTGAAGCTCGTTCGGGTATATTTGGGTACATTGAAGTCTTTTATAATCGCAAGAGAAGGCATTCAGCGAACGATGGGCTAAGTCCCGTTGATTTCGAAGAGAACGCAGCAATAGCTGCATAA
- a CDS encoding HNH endonuclease — MAKDTPSMAKNKIKRSLGAICDPHPSKKEEDALWMYFNFQCAYCGILIERASRTGHLDHLIPASEGGTNSIYNHALSCAKCNGDEKREGEWDSFLKVKALSNEIYEIRKNKIEAWLKKSPKVLNDPDFIAMRDRIINKAIADFDVAVSKMRELRNKCT, encoded by the coding sequence ATGGCTAAAGATACGCCTTCGATGGCAAAGAATAAGATCAAAAGAAGTTTGGGCGCAATTTGCGATCCCCACCCTTCTAAGAAAGAAGAAGATGCTCTTTGGATGTATTTCAATTTCCAATGTGCCTATTGCGGTATTCTGATTGAAAGAGCATCGAGAACCGGCCATCTTGATCATCTTATTCCTGCTTCTGAAGGCGGAACCAATAGCATCTATAACCATGCTCTTTCGTGTGCAAAGTGCAATGGCGATGAGAAGCGGGAGGGAGAGTGGGATTCCTTTTTAAAAGTAAAGGCATTATCGAACGAGATTTACGAAATAAGGAAGAATAAGATCGAAGCGTGGTTAAAGAAATCTCCCAAAGTCTTAAACGATCCTGACTTCATTGCAATGCGGGATAGGATCATAAATAAAGCCATCGCTGATTTTGATGTCGCCGTCTCGAAAATGAGGGAGCTAAGAAATAAATGCACCTAA
- a CDS encoding cupin, translating into MKFIKGKEFKSDRPWGSELIASMNGISTKIHWTDEPYKWHVNDGEEVFVVLHGSVEMRYKSESEELSKIMESGDIFFASIGTEHVAHPIGEARILVIETEGSV; encoded by the coding sequence ATGAAGTTTATTAAGGGAAAGGAATTTAAGTCGGATCGGCCTTGGGGTTCTGAATTAATTGCATCAATGAACGGGATTTCAACCAAAATCCATTGGACTGATGAACCATACAAATGGCACGTCAATGATGGGGAGGAAGTGTTTGTAGTCCTTCATGGTTCAGTAGAGATGCGCTACAAAAGTGAGTCCGAAGAGCTATCCAAAATCATGGAGTCAGGAGACATATTTTTTGCGTCCATAGGCACAGAACATGTGGCTCACCCAATAGGCGAGGCCAGAATACTGGTAATAGAAACTGAAGGCAGCGTATAA
- a CDS encoding abortive infection family protein — MMKITQITRRDLFDAIIIERIDWAGSLEEPEFLARLYNLQEIESTDQRFPDAAGDIWQHRVRNYDWDEYWVFNDSRFQLMNGDDEILLRFLAETVHPIVRSDATESQRLVQLYNKFLRNDGFELAEKTRISGKPIYIGRNVGTVSLPGMSSAKEVLSGTDLVYVAQQITRMEAAVNNDPSLAIGTAKELIESCCKTILAERGVAVGSSDDVPKLVKATVKELKLTPSDIPDEAKAADSIRKLLSNLASVASGIAELRNKYGTGHGKEGSTKGLSSRHAKLAVGAASTLAVFLVETHRVQNDS; from the coding sequence ATGATGAAGATTACTCAGATAACAAGAAGAGATCTCTTTGATGCGATTATCATCGAGAGAATAGACTGGGCAGGATCACTTGAAGAGCCTGAGTTTTTGGCTCGCTTGTATAATCTTCAAGAGATCGAATCAACGGATCAGAGGTTTCCAGATGCGGCCGGTGATATTTGGCAGCATAGAGTTAGAAACTATGACTGGGATGAGTATTGGGTTTTTAATGATTCTCGATTCCAACTTATGAATGGAGATGACGAAATATTGCTTCGTTTTCTGGCGGAGACCGTTCATCCTATTGTTCGGTCAGATGCAACAGAATCGCAACGTTTGGTTCAGCTATATAATAAGTTTTTACGAAATGATGGATTTGAACTGGCAGAAAAAACTCGTATTTCCGGAAAGCCAATTTACATAGGAAGAAATGTAGGTACCGTCTCACTGCCTGGAATGTCGTCTGCAAAAGAAGTTCTTAGCGGCACAGACTTAGTTTATGTTGCTCAACAGATTACTCGTATGGAAGCGGCGGTTAATAACGATCCTAGTTTAGCTATTGGAACAGCAAAAGAATTAATAGAAAGCTGTTGTAAAACTATTCTCGCAGAAAGAGGAGTTGCAGTAGGAAGCTCTGATGATGTGCCTAAGCTTGTAAAGGCAACAGTAAAGGAGCTAAAGCTAACGCCAAGTGACATTCCTGACGAAGCTAAAGCGGCTGATTCGATTAGAAAGCTTTTGAGTAATTTGGCTTCGGTAGCAAGCGGCATTGCAGAATTGAGAAACAAATACGGTACAGGTCATGGTAAAGAAGGTAGTACCAAAGGATTGAGTTCGCGTCATGCGAAGCTAGCTGTTGGAGCAGCGTCAACGCTGGCGGTCTTTCTAGTTGAAACTCACCGTGTACAGAATGACAGTTAA
- a CDS encoding transposase, with the protein MGITKKKHYDSYTLAFKVKAVRESKKRGVKAIDVANALGIHPVMLYRWRQEYKEGRLSENKHMKVPEPPPKKSREDSDKLKVAERRIKELEKRLAAKEEEVVILKKAKRFFLEQRKKDMRS; encoded by the coding sequence ATGGGAATAACAAAGAAGAAACACTACGACAGCTACACATTGGCCTTTAAGGTCAAAGCGGTCAGAGAAAGTAAAAAACGAGGCGTTAAGGCCATAGATGTGGCGAACGCGCTTGGTATTCATCCGGTTATGTTGTATAGATGGCGACAGGAGTATAAGGAAGGTCGCCTATCGGAGAACAAGCATATGAAGGTGCCGGAGCCCCCACCTAAAAAATCTCGCGAAGACAGCGACAAGCTTAAAGTGGCCGAGAGGCGCATTAAGGAGCTTGAGAAACGCTTGGCGGCTAAGGAAGAAGAGGTCGTCATTTTAAAAAAGGCAAAGCGGTTCTTCTTGGAACAGCGCAAGAAAGATATGCGTTCATAG
- a CDS encoding IS3 family transposase, whose product MEENRDVHKVVTMCEHLDVSTSGYYDWRERKPSERAQYDAILVSQICRMHVGHQKNYGAIRVHPYLRARDYACSRRRINRLMKAHGIRSIYHAQRPRRYKGANAPVSDNILAARPKAAQVGESWAGDMTYLKTAEGELYMAAVLDLYNRKVVGWGFSSAHNSDLVEGALQMALAMEERLPGCIFHSDQGSEYRSDEYRRLLQDSDMVSSMSRAGVPTDNAYVESFFKTLKNELVHHWKFKSKIECVARVVDYVGFYNNNRLHSGLDYATPNSYQG is encoded by the coding sequence ATAGAGGAGAACCGCGACGTTCATAAAGTCGTGACGATGTGTGAACACCTTGATGTTTCGACCAGTGGTTACTATGACTGGCGCGAGAGGAAGCCGAGTGAGCGAGCCCAGTACGACGCTATCCTGGTGAGCCAGATATGTCGCATGCATGTTGGCCACCAAAAAAACTATGGCGCGATACGGGTGCACCCTTACTTAAGGGCGCGCGATTACGCCTGTAGTCGGCGCCGGATCAATCGCTTGATGAAGGCACATGGCATACGCTCTATTTATCATGCTCAGCGTCCGCGTCGTTACAAAGGAGCAAATGCTCCAGTATCGGATAACATATTGGCTGCTCGACCAAAAGCTGCGCAAGTAGGCGAAAGCTGGGCTGGAGACATGACCTATCTGAAGACGGCGGAAGGGGAGCTGTATATGGCTGCGGTCTTGGATCTCTACAATCGCAAGGTCGTTGGCTGGGGCTTTTCCTCAGCCCATAATAGTGATCTGGTTGAGGGCGCACTACAGATGGCGCTGGCGATGGAGGAGCGGCTTCCAGGTTGCATCTTCCACAGCGACCAAGGCTCAGAATATCGATCGGATGAGTATCGCAGGCTGCTTCAAGATTCAGATATGGTGAGCAGCATGAGCAGGGCTGGAGTGCCTACAGACAATGCGTACGTAGAATCGTTCTTTAAAACGTTGAAAAATGAGCTGGTTCATCATTGGAAATTCAAAAGCAAGATAGAATGCGTTGCCCGAGTTGTTGATTACGTTGGGTTTTATAATAATAACCGCTTACACTCGGGTTTAGATTATGCAACACCAAATTCATATCAAGGGTGA
- a CDS encoding zinc-ribbon domain containing protein yields the protein MTAEMAADAHWSFDKENVFPETAIPANTDKQNYSIFPRKFYVDIERCCTQCKRWFIFFSVEQRFWFEELGFYVDADCTKCIDCRKNDQNFKLMQKRYQVLNVKSDRNAKETSELKKIALELFQLGYIKDKTKVDRIG from the coding sequence ATGACCGCTGAGATGGCAGCAGATGCCCACTGGAGCTTTGACAAGGAAAATGTGTTTCCTGAAACCGCTATCCCTGCAAATACAGATAAGCAAAACTACTCCATATTTCCACGTAAGTTTTATGTGGATATAGAGCGGTGTTGTACCCAGTGTAAACGTTGGTTCATATTTTTTTCGGTAGAGCAAAGGTTTTGGTTTGAAGAGCTGGGCTTCTATGTAGATGCTGATTGCACCAAATGTATTGACTGTAGAAAAAATGATCAGAACTTTAAATTAATGCAGAAGAGGTACCAGGTGCTAAACGTGAAATCAGACCGGAACGCAAAAGAGACGTCAGAGCTTAAAAAGATCGCGTTAGAGTTATTTCAACTTGGGTATATCAAAGATAAAACCAAGGTGGATCGAATTGGCTAA
- a CDS encoding DUF6174 domain-containing protein, protein MKELKAYISIVGASVVCVVFVYVFFGIYLQYDAQKKSQEVDASIDLWLKNKPERYSYTIREGCMLYDSYQVIHLGNEVKYFDLQKKEYPFDYMQIIDVFERLKKAKSEANTLEVEYHPLGFPKSIKVDWDYETYDDECFIIVEDFQQI, encoded by the coding sequence ATGAAAGAACTTAAGGCTTACATTTCGATAGTTGGCGCAAGTGTCGTTTGTGTAGTATTTGTGTATGTATTCTTTGGGATATATCTACAATATGATGCGCAGAAAAAGTCGCAGGAGGTAGATGCAAGTATTGATCTCTGGCTAAAGAATAAGCCAGAAAGATACTCATATACTATTCGCGAAGGTTGTATGCTCTACGACTCCTATCAAGTAATACACCTTGGAAACGAAGTTAAGTATTTTGATCTGCAAAAGAAAGAGTATCCGTTTGACTACATGCAGATAATCGATGTTTTCGAGAGGTTAAAAAAGGCCAAAAGTGAAGCGAACACTCTTGAAGTGGAATATCACCCATTAGGGTTTCCAAAGAGCATAAAAGTGGACTGGGATTACGAAACATACGATGATGAGTGTTTCATCATTGTTGAAGATTTTCAGCAAATATAA
- a CDS encoding TetR/AcrR family transcriptional regulator, whose protein sequence is MGWSASHKQDTRNAILDAAAGLFTRYGYEQVGVNQVMEAAGLTRGAFYAHFKSKAALYAEAIPHAARRAQQALLDSLPERPDRQSMINGYLSETHRRGETLGCPLAFLTTDVSQRDPEVRAAYTHVFRGFIEQFSKTPEKRQAAIKASVLMIGGMAIARALDDEDLVKELFEVCRKVSD, encoded by the coding sequence ATGGGCTGGTCGGCATCTCATAAACAAGACACGCGCAACGCCATCCTGGACGCGGCGGCGGGGCTGTTTACCCGCTACGGTTATGAACAGGTGGGCGTCAACCAGGTGATGGAGGCAGCGGGGCTCACGCGCGGGGCCTTCTACGCCCATTTCAAATCCAAAGCCGCGCTATACGCCGAAGCCATTCCCCATGCTGCCCGCAGGGCACAACAGGCACTGCTGGATAGCCTGCCTGAGCGCCCCGACCGCCAGTCCATGATTAACGGCTACCTGAGCGAAACTCACCGCCGCGGCGAAACCCTGGGCTGCCCACTGGCCTTTCTTACCACCGACGTCAGTCAACGCGATCCTGAAGTGCGGGCCGCGTATACCCATGTATTCCGCGGGTTTATCGAGCAATTTTCCAAAACGCCAGAGAAACGCCAGGCCGCCATCAAAGCCAGCGTGCTGATGATTGGCGGCATGGCCATCGCCCGCGCGTTGGATGATGAAGATCTGGTGAAGGAATTATTTGAGGTTTGTCGCAAGGTGAGCGACTGA
- a CDS encoding glutathione S-transferase family protein, whose protein sequence is MTVHIYGPQFSNFVRSVQWVCEEKGIDYQIGFELQDSPVEFKGEQHRAWHPYLKLPVLVHENRALAETAPICRYLDNAFDGPALQPVDAWARAECDSWCQLVSIYIDKAIVRDYLLELYFPKTDDGKPRMDVVMANLPAAKAALAVLAQQLGNKPYLMGEHFTLVDAIAGPIVCYAAGLEGKVALVDAASPLRAYVARLQARKSSAKVLQVTG, encoded by the coding sequence ATGACCGTGCATATTTATGGTCCGCAATTCAGTAATTTTGTTCGCAGCGTGCAGTGGGTCTGTGAGGAGAAAGGCATTGATTACCAGATTGGCTTCGAACTCCAGGACAGCCCGGTAGAGTTCAAGGGCGAGCAACACCGGGCCTGGCACCCCTATCTTAAATTACCCGTTCTGGTGCACGAAAACCGCGCGTTAGCGGAAACAGCGCCGATTTGCCGCTATCTGGACAATGCCTTTGACGGCCCGGCGCTACAGCCAGTAGATGCCTGGGCCCGTGCGGAATGCGATAGCTGGTGCCAGCTGGTGAGTATTTACATCGATAAGGCCATCGTGCGCGATTACCTGCTCGAGCTGTATTTTCCCAAAACGGACGACGGCAAACCCAGAATGGACGTGGTGATGGCAAACCTGCCGGCGGCAAAAGCCGCGCTTGCGGTGTTGGCGCAGCAGCTGGGCAATAAGCCCTACCTCATGGGTGAGCACTTTACTCTGGTTGATGCTATCGCGGGGCCCATTGTCTGCTACGCCGCGGGGCTGGAAGGTAAAGTTGCGCTGGTAGACGCCGCGTCGCCATTGCGTGCTTACGTTGCGCGTTTGCAGGCGCGTAAAAGTTCAGCCAAGGTATTGCAAGTCACGGGTTGA
- a CDS encoding Hsp70 family protein: protein MTIIGIDLGTTNSACAIWQDGEVRFIPNRLGELLTPSVVSIDDKAKVLVGKAAKERLVFKSADTVAAFKRMMGSDHRAQLAGRTFSAIELSTLVLKSLKEDAETFLGEAVTDAVISVPAYFNDNQRQATKTAAELAGLKVERLINEPTAAAMAYGLHEKKEGTFMILDLGGGTFDVSILEFFDGVMEVHASAGDNYLGGEDFVEAMVQAVLSEFNVSDDALTSVQRQQLYVLMESAKRRVSAAPSQTLTLDLPAGKTEWELTAQWFADVTAPLLLRARRPIEQALHDAKLKPADIDEVVLVGGSTRLGVFRSAVGRLFGRLPACHLDPDTVIAAGAAIQAGLKSRDAALDDVVLTDVCPYTLGTGVLNSDSPEQGSYFMPIIERNSVVPVSIVRRVYTAHDDQAEVLIDVYQGENRLVRKNVHLGDLRVPVPKAQAGKEAIDIRYSYDMNGLLDVDVTVVSNGKTFSTLIEHTPGHLSEADKAAALEALATLKFHPRDDEKNRVLLEKGERLYESSLGERREYISALLGQFDRALDSQQPLEISKARALLKQKLEELETEDWL from the coding sequence ATGACCATTATTGGCATTGATCTCGGAACCACCAACAGTGCCTGTGCCATCTGGCAGGACGGCGAGGTCAGATTTATTCCCAACCGGCTGGGTGAATTGTTGACCCCCAGCGTGGTCAGTATTGACGACAAAGCCAAGGTGCTGGTGGGTAAAGCCGCCAAAGAGCGCCTGGTGTTCAAAAGCGCTGACACGGTGGCGGCGTTCAAACGCATGATGGGCAGTGATCATCGCGCCCAGTTGGCCGGGCGCACTTTCTCGGCCATCGAGTTATCCACGCTGGTACTCAAATCCCTCAAAGAAGATGCCGAAACGTTTTTAGGTGAAGCGGTGACCGATGCGGTGATCAGCGTACCGGCCTACTTTAACGACAACCAGCGCCAGGCCACCAAAACCGCCGCCGAACTCGCCGGCCTGAAAGTGGAGCGACTGATTAACGAACCCACCGCCGCCGCCATGGCTTATGGCCTGCACGAAAAGAAAGAAGGCACCTTCATGATCCTGGATCTGGGCGGCGGCACCTTCGATGTATCCATTCTTGAATTTTTTGACGGCGTCATGGAAGTACATGCCAGTGCCGGTGACAATTACCTGGGCGGCGAAGATTTTGTCGAGGCCATGGTGCAGGCTGTGTTGTCTGAATTCAATGTATCTGACGATGCCCTGACGTCTGTCCAGCGCCAGCAATTGTACGTGTTGATGGAATCGGCCAAGCGACGGGTGAGTGCCGCGCCCAGTCAGACGCTGACGCTGGATCTGCCCGCGGGTAAGACCGAATGGGAACTGACCGCCCAGTGGTTTGCCGATGTGACCGCACCGTTGCTGCTGCGCGCGCGCCGGCCCATCGAACAAGCGCTGCACGATGCCAAACTCAAGCCCGCCGACATTGATGAAGTGGTTTTGGTGGGCGGTTCTACCCGCTTGGGTGTATTCCGTTCGGCCGTCGGTCGGTTATTCGGTCGCCTGCCCGCCTGTCATCTGGACCCGGATACCGTCATCGCCGCGGGCGCTGCCATTCAGGCGGGACTGAAATCGCGCGATGCGGCGCTGGATGACGTGGTGCTCACCGATGTTTGCCCTTATACCCTGGGCACCGGCGTGCTGAATAGCGACAGCCCGGAACAGGGCAGCTATTTTATGCCGATTATTGAGCGCAACAGCGTGGTGCCGGTAAGCATTGTGCGCCGCGTTTACACGGCCCATGATGATCAGGCCGAAGTGTTGATTGATGTTTATCAGGGCGAAAACCGGTTGGTGAGAAAAAATGTTCACCTGGGCGATTTACGGGTACCAGTGCCCAAAGCGCAAGCCGGCAAAGAAGCCATCGACATTCGCTACAGCTATGACATGAACGGTTTGCTGGACGTGGATGTGACGGTGGTGTCGAACGGAAAAACTTTTTCAACGCTCATTGAACACACGCCGGGTCACTTGAGCGAGGCCGATAAGGCGGCCGCGCTGGAAGCCCTGGCCACGCTGAAATTTCATCCGCGCGACGATGAAAAGAATCGCGTGTTGTTGGAAAAGGGCGAGCGGTTGTACGAATCCTCGTTGGGCGAGCGACGGGAATACATTTCGGCATTGCTGGGCCAGTTTGACCGTGCATTGGATAGCCAGCAACCGCTGGAAATCAGCAAGGCACGCGCACTGCTGAAACAAAAACTGGAAGAGCTTGAAACGGAAGACTGGCTCTGA
- a CDS encoding RDD family protein, whose amino-acid sequence MNPWQLLELEPTDDARAIKRAYAKKLKLTRPDDDPKGFQALNEAYQRALQLAKRQAAIQTADGPVAAPPNEPATDAGSATNGEASPDTDAKENNASAPVGNTDPETPPRGALTASERAQADADRRAAERDAHARAEAAVAAARDQALNETLQAALALVQGPHCNDRKRWSFVGQSQWILDPQYNQRLSRGLIAMVVDRLDPLDPSAKQAAISDDVLRYLNQLFEWSDQPRALAQLLSEKQFDQLKQRLSVLSDQPLLKAGQWQQGKKFSVRGQAVPRLPEYVLAGMWVRFWALALDLFLVYMFLSFTYVPLARHVFTEMSASPEFYAVLMVIPGYFLMAWIMESGPLQATPAKHLLNLRITNRRFERIGLLHGVARSLAFLFNCCLWKLGYFINLFLKGELIHDRLSRTYVINLGRSLDEQFLNDCRDSMQGWFRRR is encoded by the coding sequence ATGAACCCCTGGCAACTACTTGAGCTCGAACCCACTGATGATGCCAGGGCGATCAAACGCGCTTATGCTAAAAAGTTAAAGCTCACGCGCCCGGATGATGACCCGAAAGGCTTTCAGGCGCTGAACGAGGCCTATCAGCGCGCCCTGCAATTGGCTAAGCGCCAGGCGGCAATTCAAACCGCAGATGGGCCCGTAGCCGCGCCGCCAAACGAACCGGCAACCGATGCCGGTTCTGCAACAAACGGCGAGGCAAGCCCTGATACGGATGCAAAGGAAAACAACGCATCTGCACCGGTAGGCAATACGGATCCGGAGACACCACCGCGCGGCGCTTTAACCGCCAGCGAACGGGCCCAGGCGGATGCGGACCGGCGCGCGGCGGAACGTGACGCCCATGCCCGGGCGGAAGCCGCGGTGGCCGCAGCGCGGGATCAGGCACTGAACGAAACGCTGCAGGCGGCGTTGGCGTTGGTGCAGGGCCCGCATTGTAACGACCGCAAGCGCTGGTCGTTTGTGGGGCAATCGCAATGGATTCTCGATCCGCAATACAATCAGCGTTTGAGCCGCGGCTTGATTGCCATGGTGGTCGATCGGCTCGACCCGCTCGACCCGAGCGCGAAACAGGCCGCCATCAGCGATGATGTTCTGCGCTATCTGAATCAATTGTTCGAATGGTCGGACCAGCCACGCGCTCTCGCCCAACTGCTGTCGGAAAAGCAATTTGATCAGTTGAAGCAGCGCTTGTCTGTGTTAAGTGATCAACCGCTCCTGAAAGCGGGTCAATGGCAACAAGGCAAAAAGTTCTCTGTGCGTGGCCAGGCGGTGCCGCGTTTGCCCGAATATGTGTTGGCCGGTATGTGGGTGCGTTTTTGGGCGCTGGCACTGGACCTTTTTCTGGTGTACATGTTCCTCAGTTTTACCTATGTGCCCCTTGCCAGGCACGTGTTCACCGAGATGAGCGCATCGCCCGAATTTTACGCGGTGCTGATGGTGATTCCCGGTTACTTCCTGATGGCGTGGATTATGGAGTCCGGGCCTTTGCAGGCAACGCCGGCCAAACATTTGCTGAATTTGCGAATCACCAATCGCCGGTTTGAACGCATCGGTTTGTTGCATGGGGTGGCCCGGAGCCTGGCGTTCTTATTCAATTGTTGTCTTTGGAAGTTGGGTTACTTTATCAACCTGTTTCTCAAAGGCGAGTTGATTCACGATCGGCTCAGTCGCACCTATGTGATCAATCTCGGCAGAAGTCTGGATGAGCAATTCCTGAACGACTGCCGGGATTCCATGCAAGGCTGGTTCAGGCGGCGCTGA